The Penaeus monodon isolate SGIC_2016 chromosome 1, NSTDA_Pmon_1, whole genome shotgun sequence DNA window agaagaaaaggggggaaccagagagaggggaaggggagaaggggaagagagaaaagggggagaaggaaaaggggagagagagaaaaggaaaaggggaaagaggagagagaaaaggaaaaggggagagagagaagagaaagggaaaggaagggagaagagagggggaaaagggggggaaggggagagagaaggagaagggagagagggagaaaaggaaggaaaaagggggaaagagagagagagagggagaagggaagggagagaagagaaaaggaagggggaagagagaaaaaagaagagagagagagagagagagaggggagagagagagttaagaggagggagagagagagagagagaaaagagagggagggaaagggaggggggagggggtttgttttaaaaaaccccggaaaacaaagaaggggggagggagaagggagaagagggaaagagaaaaggagaaattgagagagatggaagaagaaatatggatgtaaggagggagagggtccTTCTCATCCCACTCTTTTAACGCCATAttcgcctctcccccttcctatccttcctgttcctcttccctttccgttCCCTTCCGCCCCCGCCCGTAACCCGTAAGTcggccccgccccctcctcttccgCCACGAGACTGGAGTCCGTAGCTCCGCGTTGGATTAGTGTGGCCCGCGAGTCGGTCGGGACGAGACGGACGCGAGACTACactgtgttggtgggtggtgtggcgGGGTCGTGCGAGTGTGGCGGATCCTGGTAGCGGTGCCTCGTGTGGCGGCTTGGGTAGCAGTGCCAGGGAGACGTGGTGGCAGATCTTCCCTAGCCTGATTGTTCCTTGCAATGTGGATATATACGCTACGAATGCGGATGTGCATATGGATATGAATACATTGGATgttatgcttttttattattgatttctgGTGCGTgttatgtattttctttattgatatcCAGTCACTGTGAACGTGAACCCAGATCAGCAAAAAGGATATTCACTCTGGTGGTACGAATGGTAGTTTGTGTGACAGGAAAGTGCAGTATGCGAGTATGTACAGATTTTCCTGAAATCTGAATATCTAAGCCACCAGAGACCGACagttttgttaaagaaaaaataaatttgctaACTGGAGTAACTGTAAAACTGAATATTTAAATGTCCGAAACAGTATTTAGGCTAAGCGTAGGTGTGCGGTCACGCGTCGGCCCGAGAACAGGTGCGTTATTGGACACATGTAGGACCACGCACGGGCAGGGAAGCCTCGctcgcacacgctcacgcacggcATCACGTCTTCCTTGACACGCTTTGGGGCGGGAGGCCCTCGCAAACACTGAGGCGCGGGTGCGTGTCGCTGCTCGGACGAATGCAGGCCCCTGGGCAGCACGTTTTGCACGCGCGCGCAGAGGCGGGCTTACACGCGTAAACAAATAAGCGCATgtcgcgacacacacacacacacacacacacacacacacacacacacacacacacacacacacacacacacacacacacacacacacaacacacacacacacacacacacacacacacacacacacgcatacgcacgcaaggatacgcacgcatacgcatacatatacacagacacatgtatgcaATACGAGTAAATGATTATAATTTCCATTTTGATCTCACGCTATAGTGATGTAATGCGCAGCAGTACGTACAGAACCCATATGTATTCCAGAGAAGTTATGAATCGCTTTTGTGTGAGTATTATGTGAGttaatatattgatgattatatttgCCAGGGAGTGAAGAATCCATCTTAAGAGAGATTCCTTGCCTTTTCACCGATGCCTTGCGTTTGATCTTTAAGAAGCTGTTCTGATCAATTAAAGGGTTATACGCATCGCCAAGGTCTTAAAAGGGGCAGTGTTTCAAGTGACGCACCATAACTAAAGTGTCTGCGGTAGCGAAGACGAAACAGAACATagataagaaacaaaacaaagagataagTGAGCGAAAATAAGTCCCTCTGGCTCGATCGAGAGCCGAAGGACCCCCGTGGACCCGCGAGTCAGGACGTGCCGGAGGCCACTCGGAGGCGCCCCCCATGTGCAGGAGCCCGAAACCCGGCGAATTGTTCCCTAAGGCGATGTGGCCAGCTCCTCCACGATGTTGAAGATCCACATGCTCGAGAGCCTCCTTCCGGTGGACCAACCCGAAGAGGACTCGGCCAACAATAACAGCAGGAGCCTCAGCAGGAACAGCAGTCACTACGGAAGCATCAACAGCAACCACCACAACAGCAACCATTTCCTCGCGCGCCACCACCACCAGCGGCACCACAGCgacagcatcagcatcatcagtgGCACCGGAAGCACGGTCAGCAACAGCACGGGCAGCAACAGTCTCAGGAGCGACAGCAACGGAAACATGCTGGCCTTCACCAGGACGCTCAGCAAGAGATATGGAAGGTACGTTGTTGGCTCTGGGTTGTCTTTGAGGGTCCTTTAATGCCAgtatgtttttctgtctctctttctctctctctctcctctctctctctctctctctctctctctctctctctctctctctctctctctctctctctctctctctctctctctctctctgtttttcttttaccttccggAAGTTGCCATATCAacccttttcaccctttctttcccttgctttcttcctcttttcccccctctcccacccttttcccttcccttcccccttctcccgcctTATCCCCCACACATTCTCTTACTCCATCCCATTCCCCATTCCAGCGGAAGGAAAGTACTCAGAATCTTGTAATGATAATCCCAATAaaggtaaagttttttttcccctcgcggTCTACGAGGCCATGTAATTGAGCTTCCTCCCATAtgcggaagggaaaggagagcgcGCGGGGGTCGTATTCCTGGCGAGGGGAGGTGTTTTTATTAGCAGGTAGATGTAGGTGTATTACCTTGTAGGTGAGGGGAagctggagagggaggagggagggaggaggaaagaagaggaggaggaagaagaagaagaagaacaacaacaacaacaacaacaacaacagcagcagcagcagcaacagcagcagcagcagcagcagcagcagcagcagcagcagcaacaacaacaacaacaacaacaacaacaacaacaacaacaacaacaacaacaacaacaacaacaacaacaacaacaacaacaacaacaacaacaacaacaacaacagggagggaggagaaaagaaggaaggagaggggaaacggaagaggaaggggtgaaggaggagggaaggatggaagaggagggaaggaggtaggtagTTAagtgggtagggagagagggaggcaagtaggtaggtaggtttatGCTAGAGatgggcgatgatgatgatgatggtggatttgggaggaagggtagagaggagatggattgagagaaaaggggaaggccaAGTGTAGAgtagagagacaaagaaggagacaggcagacagacaggcagagacagacagacagacagacaggcagacagacagacagacaggcaggcagacagacaggcagacagacagacagacagcagacaggcaggcagagacagacagacagacagacagacagacaggcagacagacaggcagacaggcagacagacagacaggcagacaggcagacagacagacagacagacagacagacagacagacaggcagacagacagggcagacagacagacagacagacaggcagacagacagacagacagacaggcagacagacagacagacagacagacaggcagacagacagacagacagacagacagacagacagacagacagacagacagacggagggggtggaaaagagagagaagggaagggagcgaCAGAAAGGAGGGAgttggaagagggggaagaagagagagagatgaataagagaaagacagagacggagGAAGCAAAGAACAgcattaatacatttttaaaaaaaggaatgaaaggaaacaaaaattatgaatgaaaggagggggcaaagaaagagagagataacaaactgaaaggaaagaggagaaaggaggagggttgTCGCATAGAAAGTCACTCTGAAAGTTCACCCACCTAGAACGTGTCCATGAACGCAGCGTATGGGCGTGCAAAATAAGAGTGGGCGTGTGTGATTAGTGTAAAAGGGCTATGGGGAACGGAGGGTGGTGATtgcagttttcttcttcttcttcttcttcgtattcgtcttttcttcttcttcttcttcttcttcttcttcttcttcttcttcgtattcgtctttttttcttcttcttcttcttcttcttcttcttcttcttcttcttctttctccccctttcccctttccctcttttctttgtatttagaCTGCGTGTGTTTCGTATCGATCATCCCCGTCTTTcgcttttaattttcctcttttcccgcgTTGCATCCTTTCAGAGATTTCTCGCTTCCCTCTAAACAAAATACGAATGGATAAGAATAGACTAAAAATAACATACATGACACTTTGATAAAGacgaataaataatgaataatagacaaTATACTCAACCCTGttatctcgccccccccccctcccctcttctccccgctTCCAATTCCTTGTTATCGAGAGAAACGACAAATTGAATTTTCGCGGCCGGGCAGATGATGTAGCGGGGCGGCGCGGAGGGTCTTTATTTCACGGGCGCCGCTGGAGGTGGGCGGGACGTTACGCCTGCCAATAAGGGGGTGCCCTCGTTCGTTTGCCTCACTCTGtcacttcccttgcctctccctggCATCTCCGTCTCACCCTGTtacttcccttgcctctccctggCATCTCCGTCTCACCCTGTCacttccccttgcctctccctggCATCTCCGTCTCAACCCTGtcacttcccttgcctctccctggCATCTCCGTCTCACCCTGtcacttcccttgcctctccctggCATCTCCGTCTCACCCTGtcacttcccttgcctctccctggCATCTCCGTCTCACCCTGTCACTTCCACTGCCTCCCTTTGTCACCTTCTCCTGCCTTTTT harbors:
- the LOC119576157 gene encoding probable serine/threonine-protein kinase DDB_G0272282, which produces MLKIHMLESLLPVDQPEEDSANNNSRSLSRNSSHYGSINSNHHNSNHFLARHHHQRHHSDSISIISGTGSTVSNSTGSNSLRSDSNGNMLAFTRTLSKRYGRYVVGSGLSLRVL